Below is a window of Blastopirellula marina DNA.
CCCATTCCACCCTGACCGAGCATCCTTACGATACGATAACGGGGATGATCAAGAAGTGCGGCTGGAATTGTGCCTGTCTCATCGGCAATGTCAGTCGATGAAGGGCTGCTGAATGGGGTTGTTCCATCATCGACCGAACTAGTCGCGGCATGAATTCGTTCAACGAGCGGATCGTGAGGAATGGTGCGCAACACATCACAACACGAGTCACACTTGGCAATGTGGTCTTCGATAACCTGACGTCGCGATTCCTCGAGAGTGCCGTGAAAAAACGACTCGAGCTCGGTTCGCGAAGGATGGGAGACGGTTGTCTCACTCATAGGTCAGAGCACCGGTTGAAAAGCGAAGAGAAATCTATTCGATCAGGCCCAGCCCGCGTTGACGTAATCGGGACAAGATCCGTGATTTAGCTACGAAAACAGCATTCACCGAAATCCCTAACTCTTGGCTGACATCGTCCGCACTTAAGCCATCCAGGGCGAACCGCTGAAATGCCTGCCAGGTCTTGTCGGTAAAAGAAGGGCGTACTTCGTCAAGCAAGTATTGTAGCACGTGCCGATCATGGTCAAGATTCCACTGGGCACTTAGCCCGCTATTGGGATCTTCCAACTGATTGATCACTTCGCCAAAAGCACTTCCACCCATTCCTGCGGCGTGTTTGTTCTTCTTTCGCCAGTGATCGCGGACACAATTGACGGTAATCGTCCGCAGCCAAGCGCGAAATGCCCCGGTTCGGGGTTCGCGACGAAACTCCGGAAAGCGGCGAAATACCACGGCGAGCACGTCCTGACAAATGTCATCTAGATCCGTCACTGCCGCTCCATGCCGCTTGAGCCAACCACGAATCAACGGAGAGTAGAGTTCAACCAGGCGAGACCAAGCCTCTTCGTCGGAGGTTTGCTGCAAGGAGTCAAGAAAACTGACCGAGGTATCCATATCGCCAAGGGCATATTCGTGATGTGTGGGGTTCGGTGGAATGTCCCATCCTACACAGCTTTGGCGAACTCCGCCCCATGGACGAAGCTATTTTTCCTGGAACCGGCAATCTCTTGTGACAAAGATTTTGATTGGAATGGTCGGCCGAAGTTTCTATCTTGGAGACGTCATGCCCCCTCAACTACCCCAAGGTGATTCCCCCATGCTCAAAACCTTGTTTGCACTGGTACTGGCTTTTGCGATCAGCTTCGACGATCTGTGTGCAGCCGATATCTCAGGCGATTTGAAAACGTGGCACAAGGTCACGTTAACCGTCGATGGGCCTGAGGCCAAAGAGACCGATACCAATCCAAATCCGTTTATCGACTACCGGATGACGGTCACGTTTACGCACGAAAGTGGCGAGCCAACTTATCAGGTCCCCGGCTACTTCGCCGCGGATGGCAATGCCGCGAATAGTTCGGCGACCGCGGGAAACAAATGGCGCGCCCATGTTTCCCCGGATCGACCCGGTAAGTGGGATTACGAAGTTGCGTTCGTGCGAGGGAAGGGGGTTGCCTTGGAGCCTTTCGCAACCGGTTCCGCAATTCCGCCTACGAATGGATTGAAGGGCAGCTTCGAGGTCACAGCAAGCGACAAATCGGGAAGAGACTTTCGAGCAGAGGGACGCTTGAACTATGTCGGCCAACATTACCTCCGCTTTGCTGGAAGTGGAAAGTACTTTCTTAAGGCTGGCCCGGATGCACCAGAGACCTTGCTTGCGTATGTCGACTTCGACGGAACCGAGGCGAAGAAAAAGAACGTGCCGTTAAAGACCTGGCAGCCGCACGTTCGTGATTGGGGCGAAGGCGATCCGACGTGGAAAGAAGGGCAGGGAAAAGGCCTGATTGGTGCCGTGAATTACTTGGCTGCCAAAGGATGCAATTCGATGTCATTCCTTCCTTACAATGCAGGTGGCGATGGCGACAACGTCTGGCCTTTCGTCTCGCGGGATGACAAATTTCATTACGATTGCTCGAAACTTGACCAGTGGCAGATCGTTTTCGATCACGCACAAGCCAAAGGAATCTTCCTCCATTTCAAGCTGCAAGAGACCGAGAACGACGACAACATCCGAAATGGAAAAGCCGAAGTACCGACCTCCCTCGATGATGGCGACCTGGGACCGGAAAGAAAGCTGTACTGTCGTGAGCTAATTGCCCGGTTTGGATATGAGTTGGCCCTAAACTGGAACTTGGGAGAAGAGAATACTCAGACTCCCCAGCAGCAGCGTGATATGGCCCGGTACATTCATGACGTCGATCCGTACGATCATTTAATCGTCGTACATACGTTTCCAAATCAGCAGGATAAGGTTTATCCGAAGCTGCTCGGTGATCAATCGGTACTCACGGGAGCGTCGTTGCAAAACGATTGGGATGTTGCCCACGCTCGAACGCTGAAGTGGGTAACTGCATCGGCAGAGGCGGGCAAACCTTGGGTCGTGGCGAATGATGAACAAGGCCCGGCATCGCTAGGCGTGCCACCCGATGCCGAATACGAGGGGCACAGTGGTATCGCGAAGGAAGGAAAGAATTCATACGATCGCCACGACATCCGTAAACAAACGTTGTGGGGCACCCTTATGGCTGGGGGCGCCGGTGTCGAATATTACTTCGGCTACAAGCTTCCACAGAATGACTTAGTTTGCGAAGACTTCCGAAGTCGCGATCAAAGCTGGGATGATTGCCGAATTGCCATTTCGTTCTTCCAGAAGAATCAGATTCCCTTTTGGGAAATGACCAACGTTGACCGACTTCTAACTTCGGAGCATTCAAGTAAGACGTACGGTTTTGCAAAACCGGATGAGCTTTACCTTGTGTTTCTACCACAGGGAGGCGATGTTTCGCTCGATCTTCAAGACGCTAAAGGAAAGTATCAAGTCCAGTGGTTCAATCCACGCACTGGAGGTGACTTACAAGATGGTTCCGTCCTGGAAGTCATCGGCGGCCAAAATGTCGATCTTGGCAAAGCGCCCAGCGAAGCGGATCAAGATTGGCTTGTCATTGTAAGTAAAGCGAAGTAGTGGCTTGTCCATTAAGAAAGGGCGATCTAATGATCGCCCTTTTCGTTGATTTCTTATTGCCGATTGCGAATGCTTAGCGAATCACTTCCCCTTCAACATCGAGCAACTGCGAATTCGGCGCCGAGTTGCCGAAGACGTTGAACATATCAAACGTCCAAACTACCTTCTTCGTCTTCGGATCGATTTCAACGAGCAACGGATTTTCTGGACCGGCGTGGCAGTTGCCAATCATGTAGTTGCCGTTCGGAAGCACTTCGAGTGTCGTGACCCAAGCCAAGGTGATTCCGGGTAGGTCGTTTTGAGTAATCTTCCAAACGATTTCCTTGTCAGGCGTTACTTCGATCACACTGTGCCCATTGCCCGTTGCAATCAACGTGTTGCCATTCTTAAGACGCATTGCACTAAAGGCTTTATTGCCGAATGCTTCTGGTCCATGACCACCACGTGGCTCTTGACCAAACATCGGGACTTCATATTCCCAAACGATTTCACCGCTCTTGCCATCATATTCGCGAATGAACCCATCTGCTTCCTGAGCGACCAAGTAATTGCCACTATTAAGCTTACGAACTAAGCGGGTATCGGAGTGAGCGTCGGGATGATTTCGCTTCAGGGGAATTTCTTTTAGAAGTTTGCCATCACGATTGATTTCGATGATACGACCAGCACCTGACTCGACAATCATCACGTGGCCATTATCGAGTGGCTGAAACGCATGGACTTCGATTCGTTTCCCTTCGTTGCCGTTGCTTTTGGCGGAATCGTACGACCAGACCACCTTCTTGGTTTCCGGATCGATCTCAGCGACCTTGGCGGCACCTTGTTGGACCATGATGTGTCCGTTGTCCAATACGTGGATGTCGTGGATTCCGCCCCACGGCATTTCCCATTCGATCTTGCCGTCCTGATCGACGATCGCCAGCTTGTTATTCCCTTGCATGACCAAACGATAGGGGCCAGCCACTGCGATATTCGCAGTCAAAACAAAAAGGGCCAGGAACATGGATGCAAAACAAAACCAACGCGACATGAGAGAAACTCCGCAGGGTGCAAAGATATGGGGAAGGGACAGGGACTATCCGAGTATAAATTACCCAGGCAGACATCCCATCGTGGCAAGCGATTGGAAATGAAAAACCAACACGATTCTTGCGGATTTTCGCCGGTTTTTGCAGCCAAATTGAGAGTTCTTACGCATCAGCAACGCATTCCCCTGCCGTGTTGCTTGGGGAAGTCACCCGTCTAGATTCTAAAATTCACGGGGTCACAACCGCAACAAAGACGAGAGGGGGCGCCAAGCACAGTTAGATGCCAGACGCCCAAATGGTTCTTAAAATCGGGCGAGGGAAGAAGCCGGCGCGACGGTTTGTCGCGTCCATCAGCGCCGACTTGTTAGCAGCCATTGAATCGAAGCGCGGACCGAATTCTAATGTCGTAGCGACGCCATATAGCTTTCCGCGGAATCTTCATGATCTGGCACGCTCACGGGTGTTTTCAAACTGACGCGATCTTCACGAGGACGTACCAACTCGGCGACTGAATCGATGATCAAGTCTGGCTGGTAAGGATGTCCTGGAACATCTTCGCGCTTGGTGCCACCAGAGAGAACCAAAATCGTTTGATAACCCATCTGAACACCGCCGAGGATATCGGTTTCCATGGTGTCGCCAATCATGACCGTTTCCGACGTTTCCAGGCCAATCTCTTTACGCGCCATGCGCATCATCAATGGACTTGGCTTGCCGATGCTGAGGGCCTTGCGACCAGTGGCTTTCTCAAGGAAAGCAATTGTTGCTCCCGCTCCAGGACGCGTACCTCGCGACGTCGGGCAATTCGGATCATCGTTCGTGGCGATCAGCTTGGCACCATCTAAGATCATTTGGGTAGCCGTCTCGACCATATCCCAGTTCAACGTACGCCCTTCACCCACAACGACGAAGTCAGGATCGTGGTCCACCACCGAATATCCATTCTGGTGCAAGGCATTTAGAAGGCCGCCTTCACCCAAGACGTAGGCCGTGCCGTTCGGTTTCTGGTTGGCCAGGAATCGAGCCGTTGCCATCGCGCACGTGAAGACATGCCTCTCTTCGACCTCGATCCCCATGCGTGACAACTTGGTGACTACATCTCGACGGGTACGTTGACTGTTGTTGGTAAGAAACAGGAAGGGGGTCTCGTCGTTTCGAAGCTGTCGAATAAATTGATCCGCGCCAGGGATCAACTGACTGCCCCGATACATGACGCCATCCATGTCGATCAAAAATCCCTTACTCATCACTGAACCTCTCAAGGATAAAATTAGGTCCGCGCCGCCTGCCTCCTGAGAGGTGGCCGCCAACCGAAAAAGTTCTCAGTTGTTCCGCCAGATCCATTGGCAACGACTGTGCCAAGATTTCAGTAAGGGAAGAATCTTTTGTGGCCACTTTCGCAGAATGCGGAGAAAAAGCGGCGAAGCGTTAAATAGTGGTAGCTATTGTCACGTAGCAGAAAAAGAAGACTTTGCCAAAGATCGTTATTTCAGGGAGTGCTGTCAGTTTACGCGTGCTGTCTGCTGAATGTTTCGGCAGATGCCGAGCAGCTGGCATTCAATCGTCCCTAGTCTGGGGTGGTACGTAATGGCCATAGATTAAATAAATCAATAAGTCTTAAAGAAGTGCTTATCGTGTTCATCGCATCTTATTAACCGAAACTACGCAGTTTAAATGCTTGCTACGGTGTGTTTGAGTGTTGACGCCCGCTAGAGAGAAGAATTGGCTGTTTAGGCGATTTACGGCGCAACAATTTCCTGGCCATTCAAGAATGACAAAGTGTGGATTCAGGGAACGTTTCCTAAGGATAGCTGCAACTAGCCTAAATCTTGTTTTTCATCTTCCTACTCTCGTTAGATGTTTCGACTGCCGCTTCGACATGGATGAAGCAGGCAACGAATGGTGCATGGGCAGGAAAAAAGCCCGGCATTACAATGGGCCGGGCTTTCTGGTTTACAACATGTTGGTGACACGATCGGCCAGGCCCTTTTCGCCTAGTACGATGTTCAAATTACCAGTCATGGCGATCTTTTCGAGAACTTCCAGCTCGCGCAATCGCATCAAGGTCGGGTTGTCGGACAGCATTTTGGCCGTGTTGGCCTGACTTCGCATCGCGGCGACTTCCTCGCGCCGGACAATCAGGTTGGCTTCGGCCGCTTTCTTGGCTTCCATCACCTGATTCAGCAGGTTCTTCATTTCCCCAGGTAGAATCACATCTCGGATTCCAACGCTGACGATGCTTAGACCTAATTCACCAGCACGCCGCCGGACAATCGTTTCCAGCTCTCCCGCAACGGATTCCTTGGCACTTAGGAACGAATCAAGTTCCTGCGAACCGATCACGCTCCGCAGTGCCAACTGCACTTCGCGGTAGAGTGACTGCTGCAAGCTGTTACTTGCGGTCACCGCCAACTTGGCATCGACAATCTTGTAGGTCGCCACGGCGTTAATCCGCAGCGTGACCTTATCTGCCGTCATGATGTCCTGACCACCGATGTCGAGCATCGTCTCTCGCAGGTCATTTTCAACTAGCTTGATATCGGCTACTCCTCGCCAGAACGCGTAAGTACCTGGGGTCAGCGTTTCAACGTAGCGGCCATCAATGAACAATACGCCAGCGCACTCGCGATTGACGTCGTAGAACTCAAGTTGCTGCCGCGCGAACGTGTTCTGCCAGATCGGCTTCAATTGAGCATGTTCGAAGCGAATATCGCGCGCGTCAAAGGTCTCGACAACTACGTCGTGGAACTTCGTCCAGTAAGCGTACAAACCTGGACCGAATGCTCGATCGAAACGACCATCAACCCAGACCAGCGCGCGCTGGTGCTGCTTCAAGTCAAGAACTTGTGCTCGTTCCGCAAGCTCGCCCGACTTAACAATCACGTCCAGTTGTTCGTCAACAAGAAATGCGTCGCGCTGCGAATGAATCGACACTCGAACCTTATTCCATGGATCGAAGAACTTATGCGCTCCTGGTTCCAAGATTCCCGCGAAATCACCTTCACGAAACAGGAATCCGACTTCAAAGTTCTTGATCTTGATTTTCTTCTCGAACAACATGTTGCACCTCCTTTTGGCACAACGTTACTTGACCCGACGTGCGGTCCGCAAAAATAAACGTCCTCTCAGCGGACTCTTTCGAAGCAATTTGTTTGCAAGATAAAAAAGACACCCTTGGCAAACGGACGTTCGCGGTAGTCCCAGAAAAAAACGCGGAGTCATGGCGATTGCAATTACGTCGTTAGGCGGTCGGCGATCGTCGCCGAGACGATTACCGCAAAGCAAGCTCGACGGTAAAGCGAATCGAATTAGATCGCAGTTGGCCAAATTCGGATGGTTGCAATCAGCCATCCTGCAAGGCATTCTTCATCTGGTGCTGCGGGTGTGAGCCTGGTTCAACTTGGCACGCTGTCTGCCGAAACAAACAGCCCGCTTCCGTCGACGAGGTTCCCTCCCAGAGCTGATATAGCGTCGTCCGCTCGCCTCAGGCACTTGGTGGACCTTTCGGCCCGGTGGAGACGGATCTCTCGATCTGTCGTTTCGAGTGGGCAGGAGTCGAACCTGCAACTTTCAGTTCCCTAGACTGATGCTCTACCATTTGAGCTTCCACAAACCCAAGTTTGCCTTTTAGAGACCGTTCGTAGAACGCAAGGTACTAACCTGCCCAAAGGCATGAGTCCTGGCGCCACCGGAAAGCAAACTCAGACGTTCCTTACAAGGAGACGCGGGTGGGAATCGAACCCACGATAAACTGTTTTGCAGACAGCCGCCGCACCACTTGGCTTCCACGTCCTATGCAGAGGTAGACAGGAAGTCAAAAGAAGCGTTCGCTCAGAACCGTAAAAAAAAAATCGGCCGAACGTAACGACGTTCGGCCGAAGGGCATGACGCGGCGCTGCTCGCCGGGGATTAGTTTTGTGGTCGTGGACCGCCCGGGCCGCGACCGGGGAAACCCATGCCGGGGCCGCCGCGACCAGGACCGCCAAGTCCAGGACCTTGCTGACTCATTTGTTGCAAGCGGGCAAGTTGATCGTCGGTCAGGATGCTCTTTAAACGCTTGTCGACCAGCTTCTGTAGGGCGTCGAGCTGTTTCTTCTGAGGAGGCGTCAACTCGAGCTCCGCAGCCAAGAATTCGGGTAGAACTTGACCTGGCTGCATGGCCGGAGGACCACCAGGGCCGCCGCCAGGAGGAAAGCCTCCCATTCCAGGACCACCTAGTGGGCCACCGCCGCCCGGTCCGCCACCACCAGGGCCTCCTCGGAAACCGCCACGATGTCCGGACGATTCTTGCTCAAACAATGCAACCAGCTCGTCCTTCGTTGCTACGCCGTCCCCGTCCTTGTCCGCACGCTTTACGAGCGGCAGTAACCGTGAGTCTGTCATCTCTTCGGCGGAGATCGAGCCGTCCTGATTGGCGTCGAACACTTTCAGGCGAGCCAGGAAGCTTTCGACGGTCATCTGGTTAGAGCCGCGGCCAGGGCGGCCAGGTCCTTGCGAATAGGCAATGCTCGTGATCGCCAGAAGAGCAACCACGGAAGTGAAACAAAGGATCTTTCTCATGGCAAACTTCTTTCTCGATGGTGTTATGTCACTGGAAGAGTCTTAGCGGCGGGATTCAAATTGACGCTCATCGGGCGTTCGGCCAACGACAATGTCAAAATTCGCTGCCAACTCTCCTATCATCGATCCCTTAACTGGATTGAAGTCTGTTTGAACGAGTTCTCGATCAACCAAGTCTCCAGTCGAGCGGAAAACGCCGTCGGTATCATTTCCTTTGAATCCTCGAATAAAGATTTGCGAGGTAAGAAGTTCTCGGTCCCCTTGGGAAACCTTGAAGTGGATATGCCCAGCAGGACGTCCCGGATAGGGGACCGGCTTGATCGTGCGGAATCGGTATTCGCCGGAAGAATCGGTTTCAAACTTTCCATAACCTTGGAAGTTTTTGTCCTGCTGGTCCTTCTTGCCATTGCTATCGCGGGTATGGAGATAAACCGCATTGGCATCGCACTGCCAAATCTCAATAGTGGCATTCTTCAACGGCGCACCACTAGGTGACAAAATCTTCCCGGTAAGGTGCGTGATCTCGCCGATCGCGCGCGTTGTGCTATCGTTAATGATCAGCAGATCATTGTCTTGATCGAGCGGAAGCTTGTCGGGATAAAACGGACCTTCTGTCAAGCGTGGGGTCAGCGAAAGCATTTCCGCAAACACGCCTGGCGTAAACAAGGCCGTTGCACCCATAGCGGCGGCACCACGAAGAATTTGGCGTCGGGATGCAAACAGAGATGAACATGACATAGAGTCAACTCCAACGAATTGAATGAGACAAGGGACTAGAAAGGGATCGGTGGCCGCTACACCTACCCACTACGATGAAACCCTGCGAATCGTTCTAAGTTTCGCGGTTGCTGCGGCTTAATCGATCTAACGACTGATTTTCTCTAGGGATCGATCGCAATACCAGGCAAAGTGGGGCTTTTGCCCAAAGCCAATTTCCGCGACGATATTCATTATACGCTTACAGCACCCCTTCTTGAGAGGTGCGCGACTGATGTGAAATAACCTCCTGCGTTTGAACAATATGCCGCTGATTACGCTGAAGAACGTTCGCCATTCCTATCATGATCGACCTTTATTCACGGACGTGAATCTTGTGCTCGAGCCGGGCCAGCGTGTTTGCTTGATGGGAAGGAACGGAGCAGGTAAATCTACCCTTCTCAAGATTTTGGCAGGCGAAGTCATCCCAGACGACGGCGAAGTCGCTACGGCTGTTGGGTTGACGCGTGCTCAGATGGCACAAACCGTTCCGACTGACGATCGAGGTACGGTTTTCGACGTCGTCGCCGACGGCGTCGGGGATCTGGCGGCGATCCTACGTGAGTACCATACGCTTACCCATCAATTTGCAGAGAATGCAACGGACGAGATCGCCAAACGTTTGGATGAACTGCAACACGAAATCGATACGAACGACGGTTGGAATCTGCAGAATCAAATCGAACAAACGTTAACGCGAACCGGCCTCGATGGGGAATTGGTTTTTCAGAAGCTCTCGGCGGGGATGAAACGCCGTGTGCTGCTTGCTCGCGCGCTAGTCAACGAGCCTGATTTGCTGTT
It encodes the following:
- a CDS encoding PQQ-binding-like beta-propeller repeat protein; translation: MSRWFCFASMFLALFVLTANIAVAGPYRLVMQGNNKLAIVDQDGKIEWEMPWGGIHDIHVLDNGHIMVQQGAAKVAEIDPETKKVVWSYDSAKSNGNEGKRIEVHAFQPLDNGHVMIVESGAGRIIEINRDGKLLKEIPLKRNHPDAHSDTRLVRKLNSGNYLVAQEADGFIREYDGKSGEIVWEYEVPMFGQEPRGGHGPEAFGNKAFSAMRLKNGNTLIATGNGHSVIEVTPDKEIVWKITQNDLPGITLAWVTTLEVLPNGNYMIGNCHAGPENPLLVEIDPKTKKVVWTFDMFNVFGNSAPNSQLLDVEGEVIR
- a CDS encoding slipin family protein, whose product is MLFEKKIKIKNFEVGFLFREGDFAGILEPGAHKFFDPWNKVRVSIHSQRDAFLVDEQLDVIVKSGELAERAQVLDLKQHQRALVWVDGRFDRAFGPGLYAYWTKFHDVVVETFDARDIRFEHAQLKPIWQNTFARQQLEFYDVNRECAGVLFIDGRYVETLTPGTYAFWRGVADIKLVENDLRETMLDIGGQDIMTADKVTLRINAVATYKIVDAKLAVTASNSLQQSLYREVQLALRSVIGSQELDSFLSAKESVAGELETIVRRRAGELGLSIVSVGIRDVILPGEMKNLLNQVMEAKKAAEANLIVRREEVAAMRSQANTAKMLSDNPTLMRLRELEVLEKIAMTGNLNIVLGEKGLADRVTNML
- a CDS encoding EF-hand domain-containing protein, with product MRKILCFTSVVALLAITSIAYSQGPGRPGRGSNQMTVESFLARLKVFDANQDGSISAEEMTDSRLLPLVKRADKDGDGVATKDELVALFEQESSGHRGGFRGGPGGGGPGGGGPLGGPGMGGFPPGGGPGGPPAMQPGQVLPEFLAAELELTPPQKKQLDALQKLVDKRLKSILTDDQLARLQQMSQQGPGLGGPGRGGPGMGFPGRGPGGPRPQN
- a CDS encoding DUF5060 domain-containing protein; protein product: MPPQLPQGDSPMLKTLFALVLAFAISFDDLCAADISGDLKTWHKVTLTVDGPEAKETDTNPNPFIDYRMTVTFTHESGEPTYQVPGYFAADGNAANSSATAGNKWRAHVSPDRPGKWDYEVAFVRGKGVALEPFATGSAIPPTNGLKGSFEVTASDKSGRDFRAEGRLNYVGQHYLRFAGSGKYFLKAGPDAPETLLAYVDFDGTEAKKKNVPLKTWQPHVRDWGEGDPTWKEGQGKGLIGAVNYLAAKGCNSMSFLPYNAGGDGDNVWPFVSRDDKFHYDCSKLDQWQIVFDHAQAKGIFLHFKLQETENDDNIRNGKAEVPTSLDDGDLGPERKLYCRELIARFGYELALNWNLGEENTQTPQQQRDMARYIHDVDPYDHLIVVHTFPNQQDKVYPKLLGDQSVLTGASLQNDWDVAHARTLKWVTASAEAGKPWVVANDEQGPASLGVPPDAEYEGHSGIAKEGKNSYDRHDIRKQTLWGTLMAGGAGVEYYFGYKLPQNDLVCEDFRSRDQSWDDCRIAISFFQKNQIPFWEMTNVDRLLTSEHSSKTYGFAKPDELYLVFLPQGGDVSLDLQDAKGKYQVQWFNPRTGGDLQDGSVLEVIGGQNVDLGKAPSEADQDWLVIVSKAK
- a CDS encoding RNA polymerase sigma factor; this encodes MDTSVSFLDSLQQTSDEEAWSRLVELYSPLIRGWLKRHGAAVTDLDDICQDVLAVVFRRFPEFRREPRTGAFRAWLRTITVNCVRDHWRKKNKHAAGMGGSAFGEVINQLEDPNSGLSAQWNLDHDRHVLQYLLDEVRPSFTDKTWQAFQRFALDGLSADDVSQELGISVNAVFVAKSRILSRLRQRGLGLIE
- a CDS encoding protocatechuate 3,4-dioxygenase, translated to MSCSSLFASRRQILRGAAAMGATALFTPGVFAEMLSLTPRLTEGPFYPDKLPLDQDNDLLIINDSTTRAIGEITHLTGKILSPSGAPLKNATIEIWQCDANAVYLHTRDSNGKKDQQDKNFQGYGKFETDSSGEYRFRTIKPVPYPGRPAGHIHFKVSQGDRELLTSQIFIRGFKGNDTDGVFRSTGDLVDRELVQTDFNPVKGSMIGELAANFDIVVGRTPDERQFESRR
- a CDS encoding TIGR01457 family HAD-type hydrolase codes for the protein MSKGFLIDMDGVMYRGSQLIPGADQFIRQLRNDETPFLFLTNNSQRTRRDVVTKLSRMGIEVEERHVFTCAMATARFLANQKPNGTAYVLGEGGLLNALHQNGYSVVDHDPDFVVVGEGRTLNWDMVETATQMILDGAKLIATNDDPNCPTSRGTRPGAGATIAFLEKATGRKALSIGKPSPLMMRMARKEIGLETSETVMIGDTMETDILGGVQMGYQTILVLSGGTKREDVPGHPYQPDLIIDSVAELVRPREDRVSLKTPVSVPDHEDSAESYMASLRH